The following are encoded together in the Lactuca sativa cultivar Salinas chromosome 1, Lsat_Salinas_v11, whole genome shotgun sequence genome:
- the LOC122194787 gene encoding secreted RxLR effector protein 161-like, which produces MESKLQLTKDEEGELVDPTSYRSIIGGLRYLTHTRPDIAYSVGIVSRFMERPTKQHQVAVKHILRYVKGTVDYGLSYTKGRKNCVIGCTDSDLARDVEDRKSTSGMAFYLDNNLVTWSSQKQKCVALSSCDAEFMAANNATCQGIWISRLLGVLTGRKLGPFELNVDNKSALDLMKNPVFHGRSKHIDTRYHFIRDHIERGNVIVKHVNTNEQKADILTKPMNKVKF; this is translated from the coding sequence ATGGAGTCAAAGCTACAATTGACTAAGGATGAAGAAGGTGAACTCGTGGACCCTACCTCATATCGAAGCATCATAGGAGGGCTAAGATATCTTACTCACACACGACCCGACATAGCTTATTCTGTAGGCATTGTGAGTCGTTTCATGGAGAGACCAACCAAGCAACATCAAGTAGCTGTGAAGCACATACTAAGGTATGTAAAAGGAACTGTGGACTATGGTTTATCATATACAAAAGGTAGAAAGAATTGTGTGATTGGATGCACTGATAGTGATCTAGCAAGAGATGTTGAagatagaaaaagtacaagtggaATGGCGTTTTACTTAGACAACAATCTTGTTACTTGGAGTTCACAAAAGCAAAAGTGTGTTGCATTGTCATCATGTGATGCAGAATTTATGGCAGCTAATAATGCAACATGTCAAGGCATTTGGATAAGTAGGTTGCTTGGTGTGTTGACCGGAAGAAAACTTGGTCCATTTGAATTGAATGTAGATAACAAGTCAGCTTTGGATTTGATGAAAAATCCAGTCTTTCATGGAAGAAGTAAACATATTGATACAAGATATCACTTCATTCGTGATCATATAGAAAGAGGCAATGTTATAGTAAAGCATGTGAATACTAATGAGCAGAAAGCTGACATCTTGACCAAGCCTATGAACAAAGTGAAGTTTTAA